From Candidatus Thermoplasmatota archaeon, one genomic window encodes:
- a CDS encoding galactokinase, translating into MIITRTPSRITFGGGGTDLPSYYSKYSGFLVSAAVNKYVYINLHDIFIDKIIAHYSKSEMVNNVDELRHPIIREALKLTGVTKRIEVGSMSDIPARAGLGSSGSFTVGLLKALHIYKKEHILPNQLAEEACKIEIDILKEPVGKQDQYIAAFGGITAFTFSKDGHVTVVPLRLSSDVLLDLEENLLLFFTGFLRKSHSVLEHQDILTKSDDVSMINSLHEIKKIGIECKKALEQGNTVKFGELLDIHWQSKKARSKGMSNPKIDRWYDIAMKHGAVGGKLVGGGGGGFLMFYAKDKDKLRKAMAEQKLCEVRFSFDFEGSKVLVSN; encoded by the coding sequence ATGATAATAACAAGAACACCATCCCGAATAACTTTCGGAGGCGGAGGAACAGATTTACCGTCCTACTATTCTAAATACAGTGGATTCCTTGTAAGCGCTGCTGTTAATAAATACGTTTATATAAACCTTCACGATATTTTCATAGACAAAATTATTGCGCATTATTCAAAATCAGAAATGGTTAACAATGTAGACGAGCTGCGCCATCCCATAATAAGAGAAGCACTGAAATTAACAGGAGTTACTAAAAGGATAGAAGTGGGAAGCATGTCCGATATACCTGCAAGGGCTGGTTTAGGATCCTCAGGCAGTTTCACGGTCGGGCTGCTCAAAGCACTTCATATCTATAAAAAAGAACACATATTGCCTAATCAGCTCGCTGAAGAAGCGTGCAAAATAGAAATAGACATTTTGAAAGAGCCTGTCGGAAAGCAGGACCAATATATTGCTGCCTTTGGAGGAATAACCGCTTTTACCTTTAGTAAAGATGGGCATGTGACCGTTGTTCCTTTGAGATTGTCAAGCGATGTACTCCTAGATTTAGAAGAGAATTTACTGTTGTTTTTCACAGGTTTCTTAAGGAAGTCACATAGTGTATTAGAACACCAAGACATACTTACCAAGAGCGACGACGTGTCAATGATTAACTCATTACATGAAATTAAAAAAATAGGTATCGAATGCAAAAAAGCGTTAGAGCAGGGAAATACTGTCAAGTTCGGCGAACTTCTCGACATACATTGGCAGAGTAAAAAAGCAAGGTCTAAAGGCATGAGTAATCCAAAAATTGACAGGTGGTACGATATCGCAATGAAACACGGCGCAGTTGGTGGGAAACTTGTTGGCGGTGGCGGTGGTGGATTCTTAATGTTTTACGCTAAAGATAAAGATAAACTAAGGAAAGCAATGGCCGAACAGAAACTTTGCGAAGTAAGATTCTCATTCGATTTTGAAGGCTCAAAAGTTTTAGTTAGCAACTAA
- a CDS encoding nucleotide sugar dehydrogenase, protein MNDKKITVFGTWHLGCVTAACLAELGYEVVGTDFDEEIVNKLSHGHPPIFEPGLENLIKKNIKKKNLIFCFDKKVALNRADVIFITFDTKIDEEDRVDLGDIYKAVDEIIKYAKSSSIIIISSQVPTGTCSKIREHILKKNKTLKFDICYMPENLRLGSAINSFLKPDRIVIGANDENTLKRVKKLCQPLKCEIVTMSTESAEMTKHALNAYLATCVSFINEISDLCEICNASASDVVKALKLDRRVSPYAPINPGLGFSGGTLARDIQILREIGDLNKFDTKLLDAVKEVNDNRKHFIFNRINRLFGHVTSIQIGILGLTYKPGTNTLRRSLSLEVARELLSYGAIVKAFDPKVRSQVPELPELKVCKNVNEVAKNSDVLVLITEWPEFKKLQLERIKALMKKPIFIDTKNFLNPKNFRKLHFRYIGIGEKHEA, encoded by the coding sequence ATGAACGACAAAAAGATAACAGTATTCGGAACATGGCATTTAGGATGCGTGACTGCTGCTTGTCTAGCTGAATTAGGATATGAAGTTGTTGGCACGGATTTTGATGAGGAAATAGTAAATAAGCTATCTCATGGGCACCCGCCCATATTTGAACCGGGATTAGAAAACCTCATTAAGAAAAATATTAAGAAAAAAAATTTAATATTCTGTTTTGACAAAAAAGTTGCTTTAAATAGAGCAGATGTTATTTTTATAACTTTTGACACTAAAATTGACGAAGAGGATCGAGTTGATTTGGGTGATATTTACAAGGCAGTAGATGAAATTATAAAATATGCCAAGAGCTCTTCAATAATAATTATTAGCAGTCAGGTTCCAACAGGCACCTGTTCTAAAATAAGGGAACACATTCTTAAAAAAAATAAAACGCTAAAATTTGATATTTGTTACATGCCCGAAAATTTAAGGTTGGGGTCGGCCATAAACTCATTCCTTAAGCCGGATAGGATTGTTATAGGTGCAAATGATGAAAATACATTAAAAAGAGTGAAAAAACTATGTCAGCCCTTAAAATGTGAGATAGTTACAATGAGTACTGAAAGTGCTGAGATGACTAAACACGCCTTAAATGCGTATCTTGCAACATGTGTGAGTTTCATTAACGAGATATCCGACCTATGCGAGATATGTAATGCCTCTGCTTCAGATGTTGTAAAGGCGTTGAAATTAGATAGGCGGGTAAGTCCTTATGCACCGATTAATCCTGGCTTGGGTTTTTCAGGTGGAACTTTAGCAAGAGATATTCAGATACTGAGAGAGATCGGAGATTTAAATAAGTTTGATACAAAACTTCTTGACGCTGTTAAAGAAGTCAATGATAATAGAAAGCATTTTATTTTTAATAGAATTAATAGATTGTTTGGACATGTAACTTCGATTCAAATAGGCATTCTCGGATTGACCTACAAGCCCGGAACAAACACATTAAGAAGATCTTTATCTTTAGAGGTTGCAAGGGAGCTTCTCTCATATGGAGCAATAGTAAAAGCTTTTGACCCTAAGGTTCGTTCTCAAGTCCCTGAGCTACCGGAATTAAAAGTCTGCAAGAATGTCAACGAAGTTGCTAAAAATAGCGATGTGCTTGTATTAATTACAGAATGGCCTGAATTTAAAAAATTGCAACTTGAAAGAATAAAAGCGCTTATGAAAAAACCAATTTTTATTGACACCAAAAATTTTTTAAATCCAAAAAACTTTAGGAAATTACATTTTAGGTACATAGGCATTGGTGAAAAACATGAAGCTTAA
- a CDS encoding SDR family oxidoreductase, translating into MKLKDKVAIITGASRGIGKCIAETFAREGCNLTIVSRNLKEICSVADELKRYNVDILPLKCDVSNFNDVEEMTKKTIDRFKRIDILVNNAGIYGPLGSLVNNDIELWMKTININLLGTVMCTKSVLPYMIAARKGKIINLSGGGAGGPPVPTFSAYGTSKDAVVKFTEIISEEVKDYNIQINSIAPGAVNTRLLDQVLEAEDKIDKKFLEKAKKQKETGGTPPEKAAQLALYLASDDSDGITGKLISAVWDDYQNFKNSLDEIKSTSIYTLRRIDNLKYREVTE; encoded by the coding sequence ATGAAGCTTAAAGACAAAGTTGCTATAATTACAGGTGCGAGCAGGGGAATCGGAAAATGTATTGCAGAGACTTTTGCAAGAGAGGGATGCAACTTAACAATAGTATCAAGAAACTTGAAGGAAATATGTAGTGTGGCTGATGAGTTGAAAAGGTATAATGTTGACATTTTGCCTTTAAAATGTGATGTTTCAAACTTTAATGATGTTGAAGAGATGACTAAAAAAACAATAGACCGTTTTAAGAGAATAGATATTTTAGTAAACAATGCTGGGATTTACGGGCCTTTGGGTAGTTTAGTTAATAACGATATCGAACTTTGGATGAAAACTATTAATATTAATTTATTAGGTACAGTTATGTGTACAAAATCAGTTCTTCCTTATATGATAGCAGCGAGAAAAGGCAAAATTATCAATCTATCTGGTGGTGGTGCAGGTGGACCACCAGTGCCTACATTTAGTGCCTATGGCACATCTAAAGACGCAGTTGTTAAATTTACTGAGATTATCTCAGAAGAAGTGAAGGACTACAATATCCAAATAAATTCAATAGCGCCTGGCGCTGTTAATACAAGGCTTCTAGATCAAGTGTTAGAAGCTGAAGATAAAATTGATAAAAAATTTTTAGAGAAAGCAAAAAAACAAAAAGAAACAGGTGGTACACCTCCAGAGAAAGCTGCACAACTTGCATTATATTTAGCTTCTGATGACTCAGATGGTATAACCGGCAAATTAATCAGTGCTGTTTGGGATGATTATCAGAATTTTAAAAATTCGTTAGATGAGATTAAATCAACTTCAATTTACACTCTAAGAAGAATTGATAATCTTAAATACAGAGAGGTTACCGAATGA
- a CDS encoding Gfo/Idh/MocA family oxidoreductase, whose product MNVGIIGAGLVGNKRARALCNENLVVVADVNEDRAKSLAEKHKCDYTSDWKEVVKNDNIDIVIVSTPNKYLAPITVEAIENGKHVLVEKPGATTPKDLKKMQVIAAKHKVKVKVGFNHRFHPAVVKAKEIFDRGDAGELMFLRGRYGHGGRLGYDKEWRADPEIAGGGEMLDQGIHLIDLARMFAGDFDKAVGFTETMFWNMQVEDNCFALLRNKSGKIAFLSASWTQWKNLFSFEVFGKTGLLVIDGLGGSYGEETLTFYKMKPELGIPDKFVYKWEEDNSWDLEFREFCSAIKEGREPVGNLDDAYKAMKLVFDIYKWSNKWMRK is encoded by the coding sequence ATGAATGTAGGAATAATAGGTGCGGGCTTGGTAGGTAATAAACGAGCTAGAGCATTATGCAACGAAAATCTTGTTGTCGTAGCAGATGTAAATGAAGACAGAGCTAAATCCCTTGCTGAAAAGCACAAATGTGATTACACTTCAGATTGGAAGGAGGTTGTAAAGAATGATAATATAGATATAGTGATAGTTTCTACACCAAATAAATATCTGGCTCCGATAACCGTTGAGGCAATAGAGAATGGCAAGCATGTACTTGTAGAAAAACCAGGCGCTACAACTCCGAAAGATCTAAAAAAGATGCAGGTCATCGCTGCAAAGCATAAGGTTAAAGTTAAAGTTGGATTCAATCACAGATTTCATCCAGCAGTGGTCAAGGCAAAAGAGATATTTGACAGAGGAGATGCGGGAGAACTTATGTTTCTCAGAGGCAGATATGGACATGGCGGCAGACTTGGCTATGATAAAGAATGGCGTGCAGATCCTGAGATTGCAGGTGGCGGCGAAATGCTCGACCAGGGGATACATCTTATAGACTTAGCTAGAATGTTTGCAGGAGATTTTGATAAAGCTGTCGGGTTTACTGAGACTATGTTCTGGAATATGCAAGTAGAAGATAACTGTTTTGCGCTTCTTAGAAATAAATCTGGAAAAATTGCTTTTTTGTCTGCAAGCTGGACGCAATGGAAAAATCTTTTCTCGTTTGAAGTCTTTGGAAAGACAGGACTGCTTGTTATTGATGGGCTGGGTGGAAGTTACGGCGAGGAGACATTAACGTTCTACAAAATGAAACCTGAATTAGGGATACCTGATAAATTTGTATATAAATGGGAAGAGGATAATTCGTGGGATTTGGAATTCAGAGAGTTCTGCTCTGCCATAAAAGAGGGTAGGGAACCTGTTGGCAACTTAGATGATGCGTATAAAGCAATGAAATTGGTTTTTGACATTTATAAATGGAGCAATAAATGGATGAGAAAATGA